In one Streptomyces sp. NBC_01288 genomic region, the following are encoded:
- a CDS encoding endonuclease/exonuclease/phosphatase family protein, with protein sequence MRVVTWNLWWRYGPWEARQKAILAVLRELRPDVVGLQEVWDAEGVNLAGWLASELGMHWTWGASHDPGFWQRRLGDPTVGIGNAVLSRWPVAERAVLPLPPGDGDGGRLALYAGLDAPGHRVPFFTVHLSSATEASAVRCQQVTALAEFVAEHRGGGPFPPVVTGDFNAWPDSDEVRLFGGYRTAPAVDGQVLIDAWEFAEPGAPSATWDLNNPYIAGTFGPSVRVDYVFVAPTGKGGLGHVRGVRRAGDGPVDGVWPTDHAAVVVDLSA encoded by the coding sequence GTGCGCGTCGTGACGTGGAACCTGTGGTGGCGGTACGGGCCCTGGGAGGCCCGGCAGAAGGCGATTCTCGCCGTGTTGCGTGAACTGCGGCCCGATGTCGTCGGGTTGCAGGAGGTGTGGGATGCCGAAGGTGTGAACCTCGCCGGGTGGCTCGCCTCGGAACTCGGGATGCACTGGACCTGGGGAGCCTCCCACGACCCCGGGTTCTGGCAGCGGCGACTCGGCGATCCCACCGTCGGGATCGGCAACGCCGTCCTCAGCCGTTGGCCCGTCGCCGAGCGGGCCGTACTGCCCTTGCCGCCGGGCGATGGAGACGGCGGCCGGCTCGCGCTGTACGCGGGGCTGGACGCGCCGGGGCATCGCGTCCCCTTCTTCACCGTCCACCTCTCCTCCGCCACCGAGGCCTCGGCCGTACGGTGCCAACAGGTCACCGCGCTCGCCGAATTCGTCGCCGAGCACCGTGGCGGCGGCCCCTTCCCGCCCGTCGTCACCGGCGACTTCAACGCCTGGCCCGACTCCGACGAGGTACGGCTCTTCGGGGGGTACCGGACCGCGCCGGCCGTGGACGGGCAAGTCCTCATCGACGCTTGGGAGTTCGCCGAGCCGGGGGCGCCCTCGGCCACCTGGGACCTCAACAATCCGTACATCGCGGGCACGTTCGGGCCGAGCGTGCGCGTCGACTACGTCTTCGTCGCGCCGACCGGGAAGGGCGGGCTCGGGCATGTGCGGGGCGTACGGCGGGCGGGGGACGGGCCGGTCGACGGGGTGTGGCCGACCGACCACGCGGCCGTTGTCGTGGATCTGAGCGCCTAG
- a CDS encoding aldehyde dehydrogenase family protein has translation MSSEVGSQVADGQRLFVGGEWVEPDGGYYAVVDPATEETVGWAPEASREQVFAAAAAAREAFGPWSRTPAEERAAILGRAADIIRRGLVSYAELAQAETGATTGTARGMQVGVAAARFRRYATVEPAEWAIAPQVNEAGPFGRAAVMGAIAVRQPVGVVACITSYNNPWANPAGKIAPALAMGNTVVVKPAPQDPLSVYRMAGALEAAGVPRGVVNVVNGQSVEVGEAAVESGDVDMVSFTGSTAVGQRIAEVCGRGMKRQLMELGGKGAAVVFDDADLASAVSGIGTTFSFYSGQICTAPTRVLAQRGVYERVVEQLAAYARALKVGDPRSPDTVVGPVISAAHRERVESYVELGRKEGAVVVAGGERPSDGPGFLVAPTVLADCGPEMRVVREEIFGPVVVVVPFDDEEEGITLANDSDYGLIDYVWSGDVARAFRVARLLRAGGVGVNTVGRNMEAPFGGFKKSGVGRDVGSYALHAYSEVQAIVWPG, from the coding sequence GTGAGTTCCGAAGTCGGTTCTCAAGTCGCTGATGGGCAGCGGTTGTTCGTCGGGGGTGAGTGGGTCGAGCCGGATGGTGGGTACTACGCCGTGGTCGATCCCGCGACCGAGGAGACCGTGGGGTGGGCACCGGAGGCCTCGCGGGAGCAGGTGTTCGCCGCTGCCGCCGCTGCCCGGGAAGCCTTCGGGCCGTGGTCGCGTACGCCGGCCGAGGAGCGGGCGGCGATTCTCGGGCGGGCGGCGGACATCATCCGTCGCGGGCTCGTGTCGTACGCCGAACTCGCCCAGGCGGAGACCGGCGCCACGACCGGGACCGCGCGGGGCATGCAAGTGGGCGTCGCCGCGGCCCGGTTCCGGCGCTACGCGACCGTGGAGCCGGCCGAGTGGGCGATCGCGCCGCAGGTCAACGAGGCGGGGCCGTTCGGGCGGGCGGCTGTCATGGGCGCGATCGCCGTGCGGCAGCCGGTGGGTGTGGTTGCCTGCATCACGTCGTACAACAACCCCTGGGCGAACCCCGCCGGGAAGATCGCCCCCGCCCTGGCCATGGGCAACACGGTCGTCGTGAAACCGGCGCCGCAGGACCCGCTGTCCGTCTACCGGATGGCCGGGGCCCTGGAGGCGGCCGGGGTGCCGCGCGGGGTCGTGAACGTCGTCAACGGGCAGTCGGTGGAGGTGGGGGAGGCCGCAGTCGAGTCCGGTGACGTCGACATGGTCAGCTTCACCGGTTCCACGGCCGTCGGGCAGCGGATCGCCGAGGTGTGCGGGCGGGGCATGAAGCGGCAGTTGATGGAGCTGGGCGGGAAGGGGGCGGCGGTCGTCTTCGACGACGCGGACCTCGCGTCCGCGGTCTCCGGGATCGGTACGACCTTCTCCTTCTACAGCGGGCAGATCTGTACGGCGCCCACGCGGGTGCTGGCGCAGCGGGGTGTGTACGAGCGGGTCGTGGAGCAACTGGCCGCTTATGCGCGGGCGTTGAAGGTCGGCGATCCGCGCTCGCCGGACACGGTCGTCGGGCCGGTGATCTCGGCGGCACACCGGGAGCGCGTCGAGTCGTACGTCGAACTGGGCCGGAAGGAGGGCGCGGTGGTCGTCGCGGGCGGCGAACGCCCCTCCGACGGACCGGGGTTCCTCGTCGCCCCCACCGTCCTCGCCGACTGCGGCCCCGAGATGCGGGTCGTCCGCGAGGAGATCTTCGGCCCGGTCGTCGTGGTCGTCCCCTTCGACGACGAGGAGGAGGGCATCACCCTCGCCAACGACAGCGACTACGGCCTCATCGACTACGTGTGGTCGGGGGACGTGGCCCGGGCGTTCCGGGTGGCACGGCTGTTGCGGGCCGGCGGGGTGGGCGTGAACACCGTGGGGCGCAACATGGAGGCGCCGTTCGGGGGGTTCAAGAAGAGCGGGGTCGGGCGGGATGTGGGGTCGTACGCGCTGCACGCGTACAGCGAGGTGCAGGCGATCGTGTGGCCGGGGTGA
- a CDS encoding N-acyl-D-amino-acid deacylase family protein: MLDHVIKGVTVVDGTGAAGFVADVGIRDGRIAVIGTVVEESRTSEDASGLVLAPGFVDPHTHYDAQLFWDPYATPSLNHGVTTVAAGNCGFTLAPLMAEDADYTRRMMSKVEGMSLVALEEGAPWSWRGFGEYLDALEGRIAVNAGFMVGHCALRRYVMGADAVGGQPSEEQLGEIVRLLHQAMDAGAWGFSTTQSSTHSDGDGKPVASRHALPAELIAMSRAVGEHEGTQIEAIVAGCLDQFSDAEIDLFVEMSAVAGRPLNWNVLTIDAAVPERVPRQLFASERARKAGGRVVALTMPILTPMNMSLGTFCALNLIPGWGPILSLPVPERIAKLREPDVRAEMLRSANSREAGVFRRLANFGRYVIGDTYSDANEGLTGRVVKDIAAERGQEPFECLVEICAADELRTVLWPMPSDNDPASWALRAETWQHEDVLLGGSDAGAHLDRMCGAPYTTRFIGDCVRGRKLVGLEQAVKMLTDDPARLFGLRERGQVREGWHADLVLFDPERIDAGKATLVHDLPGDSPRLDSKAIGITAVWVNGVEAIRGDVVSGNVPGRVLRSGRDTRTVSTK, encoded by the coding sequence ATGCTCGATCACGTCATCAAAGGTGTCACCGTCGTTGATGGGACGGGGGCGGCCGGGTTTGTCGCCGACGTCGGTATACGGGACGGGCGGATCGCCGTCATCGGTACGGTGGTTGAGGAGTCCCGGACGTCGGAGGACGCGAGCGGGCTTGTGCTCGCGCCCGGGTTCGTCGACCCCCACACCCACTACGACGCCCAGCTCTTCTGGGATCCGTATGCCACGCCCTCCCTCAATCACGGGGTGACTACCGTCGCCGCCGGGAACTGTGGGTTCACGCTCGCGCCGCTGATGGCGGAGGACGCTGATTACACGCGGCGGATGATGTCCAAGGTCGAGGGGATGTCGCTGGTCGCGCTGGAGGAGGGGGCGCCCTGGAGTTGGCGTGGGTTCGGGGAGTACCTGGACGCGCTCGAAGGGCGGATCGCCGTCAACGCCGGGTTCATGGTGGGGCATTGTGCGCTGCGGCGGTATGTGATGGGGGCGGATGCCGTGGGTGGGCAGCCGAGTGAGGAGCAACTCGGCGAGATCGTGCGGTTGTTGCACCAGGCGATGGACGCGGGGGCGTGGGGGTTCTCCACGACTCAGTCCAGCACTCACTCCGACGGGGACGGGAAGCCCGTTGCCTCCCGGCATGCACTGCCCGCCGAACTCATCGCCATGTCCAGGGCAGTTGGGGAGCATGAAGGTACGCAGATCGAGGCGATCGTCGCCGGGTGTCTGGATCAGTTCAGTGACGCGGAGATCGATCTGTTCGTCGAGATGAGCGCGGTGGCCGGGCGGCCGTTGAACTGGAACGTGCTGACCATCGATGCCGCCGTGCCCGAGCGGGTGCCCCGGCAGCTGTTCGCGAGTGAGCGGGCGCGGAAGGCCGGGGGGCGGGTCGTCGCGCTGACCATGCCGATCCTCACGCCGATGAACATGTCCCTCGGCACCTTCTGCGCGCTGAACCTGATACCCGGGTGGGGACCGATTTTGAGCCTGCCCGTACCCGAGCGGATCGCCAAGCTGCGGGAACCGGACGTGCGCGCCGAGATGCTGCGGAGCGCCAACTCCAGGGAGGCGGGCGTCTTCCGGCGGCTCGCGAACTTCGGGCGGTATGTGATCGGGGACACGTACAGCGACGCCAACGAGGGGCTGACCGGGCGGGTGGTCAAGGACATCGCCGCCGAGCGAGGTCAGGAGCCCTTCGAGTGTCTCGTCGAGATCTGCGCGGCTGATGAGCTGCGGACGGTGCTTTGGCCGATGCCTTCCGACAACGACCCGGCCTCCTGGGCGCTGCGCGCCGAGACCTGGCAGCACGAGGACGTGCTACTCGGTGGGTCCGACGCCGGGGCGCATCTGGACCGGATGTGCGGGGCGCCGTACACGACCCGGTTCATCGGGGACTGCGTGCGGGGGCGGAAGTTGGTGGGGCTGGAGCAGGCCGTGAAGATGCTCACCGATGACCCGGCCCGGTTGTTCGGGCTGCGGGAGCGGGGGCAGGTGCGGGAGGGATGGCATGCGGACCTGGTGCTCTTCGACCCGGAGCGCATCGACGCCGGCAAGGCCACCCTGGTGCACGACCTGCCGGGCGACAGTCCGCGCCTGGACTCCAAGGCGATCGGCATAACGGCCGTGTGGGTCAACGGAGTCGAGGCCATCCGGGGCGACGTGGTGAGCGGGAACGTGCCGGGGCGGGTGCTGCGGTCGGGGCGGGACACCAGGACGGTGAGCACCAAGTGA
- a CDS encoding SMI1/KNR4 family protein: protein MWRDTAQQACSETEFDVPVDTSALRAAERRLGRRLPAALADLLQETDGIRGPYGLATVWPLERIVADNLHFWSDPMFADLYMPFEPLLFFGDNGGGDQFAFVRVPDGRPDVFVWEHEDDSRRWVARDLRDYVARSLTSEGDDWYR from the coding sequence ATGTGGAGAGACACCGCCCAACAGGCCTGCTCGGAGACCGAGTTCGACGTTCCGGTCGATACGTCGGCCCTCCGCGCGGCGGAGCGGCGGCTCGGACGGCGGCTCCCCGCCGCGCTCGCGGACCTGCTCCAGGAGACGGACGGCATCCGCGGCCCGTACGGACTCGCCACCGTCTGGCCCCTCGAACGGATCGTCGCGGACAACCTGCACTTCTGGTCGGACCCGATGTTCGCCGACCTCTACATGCCGTTCGAGCCCCTGCTGTTCTTCGGTGACAACGGCGGCGGCGACCAGTTCGCGTTCGTGCGTGTTCCCGACGGGCGGCCCGACGTCTTCGTGTGGGAGCACGAGGACGACAGCCGCCGGTGGGTGGCCCGGGACCTGCGGGACTACGTCGCCCGATCGCTCACGTCCGAGGGCGACGACTGGTACCGGTAG
- a CDS encoding DUF2165 domain-containing protein, giving the protein MTTPTSRTAAQLAATLLTATVALYIALVAFGNITDFGTNQQFVRHVLAMDTTFKDDDLMWRAVTSKGLQDAAYVLIIVWETLAALVLGYGTWLWVRRDDERARRFSTYGLLMLMVLFGAGFIAVGGEWFSMWQSKDWNGLEAATRVFLLSGVVLVVVQLTESRTATT; this is encoded by the coding sequence ATGACCACCCCCACCTCACGCACCGCGGCACAGCTCGCCGCCACCCTCCTCACCGCCACCGTCGCCCTCTACATCGCCCTCGTGGCGTTCGGGAACATCACCGACTTCGGGACCAACCAGCAGTTCGTGCGGCATGTGTTGGCCATGGATACGACGTTCAAGGACGACGATCTGATGTGGCGGGCGGTGACCAGCAAGGGGCTACAGGACGCGGCTTATGTGCTGATCATCGTGTGGGAGACGCTTGCCGCGCTTGTGCTCGGATATGGGACCTGGCTGTGGGTCCGGCGGGATGACGAGCGGGCGCGGCGGTTCTCCACGTACGGGCTGCTCATGCTGATGGTGTTGTTCGGGGCCGGGTTCATCGCGGTCGGCGGTGAGTGGTTCTCGATGTGGCAGTCGAAGGACTGGAACGGGCTGGAGGCCGCGACCCGGGTGTTCCTGCTGAGCGGGGTCGTGCTGGTCGTCGTTCAGCTCACGGAGAGCCGGACGGCGACTACTTGA
- a CDS encoding LLM class flavin-dependent oxidoreductase encodes MEFGLFVQGYVGKRAETDPLAEHKALMEETEYVIQADKSGFKYAWASEHHFLEEYSHLSANDVFLGYLAHATEHIHLGSGIFNPLAQVNHPVKVAEKVAMLDHLTGNRFEFGSGRGAGSHEILGFMPGVTDMNYTKEIWEETIAEFPKMWLQDEYVGFQGKHWQLPPRKILPKPYGKAHPAMWYAAGSPPSYAMAARKGLGVLGFSIQKVSDMEWVLEQYKTAIVNAEPVGAFVNDNVMVTTTAICAPTHDEAIRIATSGGLHYLPSLVFRYHDTFPRPEGFPVWPETLPEYTPEFVELLVEEELLICGDPDEVLTQCKRWEQAGADQLSFGLPVGVPKEETLQTIRLIGEHVVPKIDTDPVHRTTRFRETA; translated from the coding sequence TTGGAATTCGGGCTCTTTGTACAGGGATACGTGGGCAAGCGTGCCGAGACGGACCCGCTGGCCGAGCACAAGGCGCTGATGGAGGAGACCGAGTACGTCATCCAGGCGGACAAGTCCGGCTTCAAGTACGCCTGGGCGTCCGAGCACCACTTCCTGGAGGAGTACTCGCACCTCTCGGCCAACGACGTCTTCCTCGGCTACCTCGCCCACGCCACCGAACACATCCACCTCGGGTCGGGCATCTTCAACCCGCTCGCCCAGGTCAACCACCCGGTGAAGGTCGCCGAGAAGGTCGCGATGCTCGACCATCTCACCGGCAACCGCTTCGAGTTCGGCAGCGGGCGGGGTGCCGGGTCGCACGAGATCCTCGGGTTCATGCCGGGGGTGACCGACATGAACTACACCAAGGAGATCTGGGAAGAGACCATCGCCGAGTTCCCCAAGATGTGGCTCCAGGACGAGTACGTCGGCTTCCAGGGCAAGCACTGGCAGCTGCCGCCGCGGAAGATCCTGCCGAAGCCGTACGGGAAGGCGCACCCCGCGATGTGGTACGCCGCCGGGTCGCCTCCCTCGTACGCCATGGCCGCGCGCAAGGGGCTGGGGGTGTTGGGGTTCAGCATCCAGAAGGTGTCCGACATGGAGTGGGTGCTGGAGCAGTACAAGACGGCGATCGTGAACGCCGAGCCGGTCGGGGCGTTCGTCAACGACAACGTCATGGTGACCACGACGGCGATCTGTGCGCCGACCCATGACGAGGCGATCCGGATCGCCACGAGTGGGGGGCTGCACTATCTGCCCTCGCTGGTGTTCCGGTACCACGACACGTTTCCTCGGCCTGAGGGGTTCCCTGTGTGGCCGGAGACGCTGCCCGAGTACACGCCGGAGTTCGTCGAACTCCTCGTGGAGGAGGAGCTGTTGATCTGTGGGGATCCGGATGAGGTGCTCACTCAGTGCAAGCGGTGGGAGCAGGCGGGGGCGGATCAGCTGAGCTTTGGGTTGCCGGTGGGGGTGCCCAAGGAGGAGACGTTGCAGACGATTCGGTTGATCGGGGAGCACGTGGTTCCGAAGATCGATACGGATCCTGTGCATCGGACTACGCGGTTCCGGGAGACGGCCTGA
- a CDS encoding nitroreductase/quinone reductase family protein → MPTSNPEAKYRTISRIQRVLNSVTRHLPTQTVLETTGRVSGQPRRTPLGGRRIGDTFWLVSEFGELSQYVRNIKANPKVRVRIMGRWHTGTAHLLPDDDPQARLRTLPRFNSAAVKAMGSSLLTVRVDLGD, encoded by the coding sequence ATGCCCACATCGAACCCCGAGGCCAAGTACCGCACCATCAGCCGGATCCAACGCGTGCTGAACTCGGTCACCCGCCACCTCCCCACCCAGACCGTCCTGGAGACCACCGGCCGGGTCTCCGGTCAGCCGCGCCGCACCCCGCTCGGCGGCCGCCGCATCGGCGACACGTTCTGGCTCGTATCGGAGTTCGGCGAGCTCTCCCAGTACGTCCGCAACATCAAGGCGAACCCGAAGGTCCGGGTCCGCATCATGGGCCGCTGGCACACCGGCACGGCCCATCTCCTCCCCGACGACGACCCCCAGGCCCGCCTGCGCACCCTGCCCCGCTTCAACAGCGCGGCGGTGAAGGCGATGGGGTCGAGCCTGCTGACGGTGCGGGTGGATCTGGGGGACTGA
- a CDS encoding bifunctional FO biosynthesis protein CofGH, with the protein MTTPASSGTGPTENSMRRALKRARDGVALDVTEAAVLLQARGEALDDLTASAARVRDAGLATAGRPGVITYSKSVFIPLTRLCRDKCHYCTFVTVPGKLRRAGHGMFMSPDEVLDIARRGAELGCKEALITLGDKPEDRWPEAREWLDAHGYDDTIAYVRAISIRILEETGLLPHLNPGVMTWTDFQRLKPVAPSMGMMLETTATRLWSEPGGPHYGSPDKEPAVRLRVLEDAGRSSVPFTSGILIGIGETYEERADSLFALRKVARSYHGIQELIIQNFRAKPDTAMRGMPDAELDELVATVAVARHIMGPSACLQAPPNLVDSEYKRLIGAGIDDWGGVSPLTIDHVNPERPWPQIELLREQSAEAGFELRERLCVYPEFVGRGEPWLDPRLLPHVRALADPETGLAREDAVVEGHAWQEPEEAFVSSGRTDLHTTIDTEGRTSDRRDDFDEVYGDWGALREAAAPGMVPERIDTDVRQALATAADDPTRLTDAEALALLHADGPALDALTRIADDVRKSVVGDEVTYIVTRNINFTNVCYTGCRFCAFAQRRTDADAYTLSLDQVADRAQQAWEVGAVEVCMQGGIHPDLPGTAYFDIAKAVKERVPGMHVHAFSPMEVVNGATRTGLSIREWLTAAKEAGLDTIPGTAAEILDDEVRWVLTKGKLPTATWIEVVTTAHELGIRSSSTMMYGHVDQPRHWLGHLRTLASIQQRTGGFTEFVTLPFIHTNAPVYLAGIARPGPTMRDNRAVVAMARLLLHPHIPNIQTSWVKLGSEGAAEMLRSGANDLGGTLMEETISRMAGSSYGSYKSVRDLVAVAELAGRPARPRTTLYGEVSEERQRAAAVSDGHLPELLPVLD; encoded by the coding sequence ATGACGACTCCCGCGAGCTCCGGAACCGGCCCGACCGAGAACTCCATGCGTCGCGCCCTCAAACGCGCCCGTGACGGCGTCGCGCTCGACGTGACGGAAGCGGCGGTGCTGCTCCAGGCGCGCGGCGAGGCCCTCGACGACCTGACCGCGTCCGCCGCCCGGGTGCGCGACGCGGGCCTGGCGACGGCCGGCCGACCGGGCGTGATCACGTACTCGAAGAGCGTCTTCATCCCCCTCACCCGCCTCTGCCGCGACAAGTGCCACTACTGCACCTTCGTCACCGTCCCCGGCAAGCTCCGCCGGGCCGGCCACGGGATGTTCATGTCCCCCGACGAGGTCCTCGACATCGCCCGCCGAGGCGCCGAACTCGGCTGCAAGGAAGCCCTGATCACCCTCGGCGACAAGCCCGAGGACCGCTGGCCGGAGGCGCGCGAGTGGCTCGACGCGCACGGCTACGACGACACGATCGCGTATGTCCGCGCCATCTCCATCCGCATCCTGGAGGAGACGGGCCTGCTCCCGCACCTCAACCCCGGCGTCATGACGTGGACGGACTTCCAGCGCCTGAAGCCGGTGGCCCCGTCCATGGGCATGATGCTGGAGACGACCGCGACCCGCCTGTGGTCCGAGCCCGGCGGCCCGCACTACGGCTCCCCGGACAAGGAACCGGCCGTACGCCTACGGGTGTTGGAGGACGCGGGCCGTTCGTCGGTCCCCTTCACGTCCGGCATCCTGATCGGCATCGGCGAGACCTACGAGGAGCGCGCGGACTCCCTCTTCGCGCTCCGCAAGGTCGCCCGCTCCTACCACGGCATCCAGGAACTGATCATCCAGAACTTCCGCGCCAAGCCGGACACGGCGATGCGCGGCATGCCGGACGCGGAACTGGACGAGTTGGTGGCGACGGTCGCGGTGGCGCGGCACATCATGGGCCCGTCGGCCTGCCTCCAGGCCCCGCCCAACCTCGTCGACTCGGAGTACAAGCGCCTGATCGGCGCGGGCATCGACGACTGGGGCGGGGTGTCGCCTCTGACGATCGACCACGTGAACCCCGAACGCCCGTGGCCGCAGATCGAGTTGCTGCGCGAGCAGTCGGCGGAGGCGGGCTTCGAACTCCGCGAACGCCTCTGCGTCTACCCGGAGTTCGTGGGTCGCGGCGAACCCTGGCTGGACCCGCGTCTGCTGCCGCACGTACGGGCGCTGGCGGACCCGGAGACGGGCCTGGCCCGTGAGGACGCGGTGGTCGAGGGACACGCGTGGCAGGAACCGGAGGAGGCCTTCGTGTCATCCGGCCGCACGGACCTCCACACGACGATCGACACGGAGGGCCGTACGTCCGACCGCCGTGACGACTTCGACGAGGTCTACGGCGACTGGGGCGCCCTGCGCGAGGCGGCGGCGCCCGGGATGGTCCCCGAGCGCATCGACACGGACGTACGACAGGCACTGGCGACGGCGGCCGACGACCCCACTCGCCTCACCGACGCGGAGGCGCTCGCGCTGCTGCACGCGGACGGTCCGGCGCTGGACGCGCTGACGCGGATCGCGGACGACGTGCGGAAGTCGGTGGTCGGCGACGAGGTGACGTACATCGTCACGCGGAACATCAACTTCACCAACGTCTGCTACACGGGCTGCCGTTTCTGCGCGTTCGCGCAGCGCCGTACGGACGCGGATGCCTATACGTTGTCGTTGGACCAGGTGGCGGACCGGGCCCAACAGGCCTGGGAAGTCGGGGCAGTTGAGGTCTGCATGCAGGGCGGTATCCACCCCGACCTGCCCGGCACGGCGTACTTCGACATCGCGAAGGCGGTCAAGGAACGCGTCCCCGGCATGCACGTCCACGCGTTCTCCCCCATGGAGGTGGTGAACGGCGCGACGCGCACGGGCCTCTCCATCCGCGAGTGGCTGACGGCGGCGAAGGAGGCGGGCCTCGACACCATCCCCGGCACGGCGGCGGAGATCCTGGACGACGAGGTCCGCTGGGTCCTGACGAAGGGCAAGCTGCCGACGGCGACGTGGATCGAAGTGGTCACGACGGCCCACGAGTTGGGCATCCGTTCGTCGTCGACGATGATGTACGGCCACGTGGACCAGCCACGCCACTGGCTGGGCCACCTCCGGACCCTGGCGTCCATCCAGCAACGCACGGGCGGCTTCACGGAGTTCGTGACGCTGCCGTTCATCCACACCAACGCGCCGGTGTACTTGGCGGGGATCGCCCGCCCGGGCCCGACGATGCGGGACAACAGGGCGGTGGTCGCGATGGCGAGGCTGCTCCTGCACCCCCACATCCCCAACATCCAGACGAGCTGGGTGAAGTTGGGCTCGGAGGGCGCGGCGGAGATGCTGCGTTCCGGGGCGAACGACCTCGGCGGCACGCTGATGGAGGAGACGATCTCGCGGATGGCGGGTTCGTCGTACGGCTCGTACAAGTCGGTGCGGGACCTGGTCGCCGTGGCGGAGCTGGCGGGTCGGCCGGCGCGCCCCCGTACGACCTTGTACGGGGAGGTGTCGGAGGAGCGGCAGCGGGCGGCGGCGGTGTCGGACGGGCACCTGCCGGAGCTGTTGCCGGTGCTGGACTGA
- a CDS encoding CehA/McbA family metallohydrolase, which translates to MCDDDHGNGTTRRALIVTGATAALTLGSVTFASGAATPASGAQETRTVRGTLPTGSPDYVYVPVEVPTGVAEIKVAYTYDRPSVPAGTQGNALDIGIFDQHGTDLGGRGFRGWSGGARTEFFLRVDDATPGYLPGPVHAGTWHIALGPYTVSPQGLSYELTITLTYGDPGVAPRPVYPPERAKGRGRAWYRGDCHLHSWYSDGRRTPAEIAALARAAGLDFINSSDHNTPSSHPHWASEAGDDLLILLGEEVTTRNGHVVALGTEPGTFVDWRYRARDNRFGRYAREIRRAGGLVVPAHPHATCIGCAWKFGFGEADAVEVWNGPYTPDDEIALASWDATLVASVRENREWLPAMGNSDAHRDPDAIGLPQTVVLAEDLTREAIQDGLRAGRSYVAESKNLSLTFTATGGRAQHAGIGERLRVAADTPVTLRLEATGAPRCTVRFVTDQGVLFTSDPLPVSGAGVVEWGTTAAYAAYVRAELRHETAAGAVPGALAALTNPIFLGEAKR; encoded by the coding sequence ATGTGCGATGACGATCACGGAAACGGCACCACCAGACGTGCGCTGATCGTGACGGGCGCCACCGCCGCGCTTACGTTGGGAAGCGTGACCTTCGCGAGCGGTGCGGCGACCCCGGCAAGCGGTGCCCAGGAGACGCGGACGGTACGGGGCACGCTCCCGACCGGTTCGCCCGACTATGTGTACGTGCCCGTCGAGGTCCCCACGGGGGTCGCCGAGATCAAGGTGGCCTACACGTACGACAGGCCGTCCGTCCCGGCCGGCACCCAGGGCAACGCGCTCGACATCGGCATCTTCGACCAGCACGGCACGGACCTGGGCGGCCGGGGTTTCCGGGGCTGGTCGGGCGGGGCCCGCACGGAGTTCTTCCTCCGCGTGGACGACGCGACGCCCGGCTACCTCCCCGGCCCGGTGCACGCCGGGACCTGGCACATCGCGCTGGGCCCGTACACCGTCTCCCCGCAGGGGCTGTCGTACGAGCTCACGATCACGCTCACCTACGGCGACCCGGGCGTCGCCCCGCGACCGGTGTACCCGCCGGAGCGGGCGAAGGGGCGCGGGCGGGCCTGGTACCGGGGTGACTGCCATCTGCACTCCTGGTACTCGGACGGGCGCCGCACCCCGGCCGAGATCGCGGCGCTGGCGCGGGCGGCGGGCCTGGACTTCATCAACTCGTCGGACCACAACACCCCGTCATCGCACCCCCATTGGGCCTCGGAGGCGGGCGACGACCTGCTGATCCTGCTGGGGGAAGAAGTCACCACCCGTAACGGTCACGTGGTCGCCCTCGGCACCGAGCCCGGCACCTTCGTCGACTGGCGGTACCGGGCTCGCGACAACCGCTTCGGACGGTACGCCCGCGAGATCCGGCGGGCCGGCGGCCTGGTCGTCCCCGCCCATCCGCACGCCACCTGCATCGGCTGCGCCTGGAAGTTCGGCTTCGGCGAGGCGGACGCCGTCGAGGTGTGGAACGGCCCCTACACGCCCGACGACGAGATCGCCCTGGCCTCCTGGGACGCGACACTCGTGGCGTCCGTACGGGAGAACCGGGAGTGGCTCCCGGCGATGGGCAACAGCGACGCCCACCGCGACCCCGACGCGATCGGTCTGCCCCAAACCGTCGTCCTGGCCGAGGACTTGACGCGGGAGGCGATCCAGGACGGCCTGCGCGCGGGGCGTTCGTACGTCGCCGAGTCCAAGAACCTCTCCCTCACCTTCACCGCGACCGGCGGCCGGGCCCAACACGCGGGAATCGGCGAGCGGTTGAGGGTGGCTGCGGACACCCCCGTCACGCTACGGCTGGAAGCCACCGGTGCCCCGCGCTGCACCGTCCGCTTCGTGACCGACCAGGGGGTGCTGTTCACCAGCGATCCGCTCCCGGTGAGCGGGGCGGGGGTGGTCGAGTGGGGTACGACGGCTGCCTACGCGGCGTACGTACGGGCCGAGTTGAGGCACGAGACGGCGGCGGGGGCGGTACCGGGGGCGCTGGCGGCGCTCACGAACCCGATCTTCCTGGGCGAAGCCAAGCGGTAA